The following coding sequences are from one Sphaeramia orbicularis chromosome 11, fSphaOr1.1, whole genome shotgun sequence window:
- the LOC115428687 gene encoding cortexin-3: protein MADDLYSTTFSASESNFPSSSSSSASAHFLTLEQRAAFVFVLILFIFLGLLIVRCFRILLDPYRSMPSSTWTDYMEKDTFDYRIS, encoded by the coding sequence ATGGCCGACGACCTGTACAGCACCACGTTTTCCGCCTCTGAGTCCAACTTCCCGTCGTCGTCGTCATCCTCGGCGTCCGCCCACTTCCTGACTCTGGAGCAGCGGGCGGCCTTCGTCTTTGTcctcatcctcttcatcttcctggGCCTGCTGATCGTGCGGTGCTTCCGGATCCTCCTGGACCCGTACCGCAGCATGCCGTCCTCCACCTGGACAGACTACATGGAGAAGGACACCTTCGACTACCGGATTTCCTGA